The sequence below is a genomic window from Syntrophorhabdaceae bacterium.
GACTTCCTTGCTGTCCTCAATAGACGCCTCTTCCTTATCAAGGTTGATGTGGTTCTTGATGAAGACGACTGCCCTGTATGCGCCGGTAGCAACTGCCTGTGTAGCGGCGCCGCTAAACCAGTATATTACAGCTCCACCCATGAGAAGCCCCAGGATTATCTTGGGATTCACAAGGCTTAACTGTGCGATGACGTTTCCATACATGTTCTCCAGGAGAATGATGATGCCGAATACCATTGTCGTGGCACCGACGACTGCCGTACCTATGAGCACAGGTTTTGCCGTTGCCTTGAAGGTATTGCCTGCGCCGTCCGCCTCTTCGAGGTAATCCTTAGCGGTGTCAAAATTAGGCTCAAAACCGAACTGCCCCTTGATCTCCGCCTTAACATTGGGAACACTCTCAATCCTGGAGAGCTCATAGATGGACTGCGCATTATCGGAAACAGGGCCATAGCTATCGACGGCGATCGTCACGGGACCCATGCC
It includes:
- a CDS encoding sodium/proton-translocating pyrophosphatase, which encodes GMGPVTIAVDSYGPVSDNAQSIYELSRIESVPNVKAEIKGQFGFEPNFDTAKDYLEEADGAGNTFKATAKPVLIGTAVVGATTMVFGIIILLENMYGNVIAQLSLVNPKIILGLLMGGAVIYWFSGAATQAVATGAYRAVVFIKNHINLDKEEASIEDSKEVVKICTQYAQKGMINIFIAIFFFALAFSFFNPYFFIGYLIAIAFFGLYQAIFMANAGGAWDNAKKIVEVDLKEKGTELHAATVIGDTVGDPFKDTSSVSMNPVIKFTTLFGLLATEIAVTMQSQVLKTTLGVVFMIIALVFVYRSFYGMRVGEEKLD